DNA from Thunnus maccoyii chromosome 21, fThuMac1.1, whole genome shotgun sequence:
atATTAGTGTTTTGCTTCTCAGCTCCTCCTCACATTGTGTTTACAGGTCAGCACACATTTACACCAACAGGCATTTTAGAGCTGCCAGTCAAAccaacacagagaacagagactCCATATAGAAAGAGCCCAGCAGGCTCAACCCTCCTCACATCATGGTGACAGACAGTGAACACAATGACATCAACAGTGGGATATTTACAGAGTTACCTGTTATCTGAGGATTACTTTGCTGAGATTAGAGCCCCCTCTAATCTGGAAAAAGGACTGACCAGCACCAAATTTCACTCAGCAAAGTTATCTAAAATAAGCTGCTTGTTGGAGCAGGTGTTGTATAGCAAATGACCATGCATGATAATCATATATGTTTAATTGTTAGACTTGTGCTGTCACACAGCCACCTGCTGGTCACTGCTAACTGACCTCTCAAGCTCTCTGAAATGATTTGAGAACTGAGACCAAGATCTCTGAACATTTATATGGCCACACAAGTTGATGACGTGTAGCTGTGATGTGCCATGACACATTATCCTGAAGGCTCGTTACTTGCTGATTCAGTGCTTGAGGGGGCATTGTGGGTAGACATGACTGTGGTCCAACACTGAGGAGACACTGCAGCCAGCACAGGAATCACACTGAGCCAACTCAGTGACTCCGTATACAGTACAAAGCTCCTCAGTTTGACTTCACTAAGAATGTTTTGActgataaattaaaattaaagatccccttctgACATGTATTAACACATATAGAAATACTCTGCTCAGAACAATAATGTTTGTCtcatatggtttttccacaaaaaaaagtacaattaccactgtaaaatatttaaaatgtcatctccTCAGTCTTCCTCTTTAAAAgttccagaatctataaatatgcaaatacatttaatttcaggAGTTTTCTTGCTGGATActagatgtctcctacttcactgtgaagtccattctcagtgtttgtgcgctggaggctttaagtttccacatcacacttgtgtaagtagATTtttggaccaggattggcttccaatCTAGTCAAATCAAAATCATACTGAAATACTTCACATTGTAcaaaaggacaaagaaaagaaaccagaacatacagaacagaaTGAGAAGCCAATTGGGAGTAATGCTGTTCTCTCACCTCATACATGTGGGCGTACTGGGGCCAGTGATGAAACCTGTATCTTCTCCATTCTACCAGTATATGTAAAGAGCGAGGGAAACACAGAGTTGCAGACATATGCATTTTTGACAGCTTGATTAGAAGGCTGAACATAACAGGTCAAAAGACCAATATTCTTTCTCATCCCATGAATCAAGTGAAGCCTGTGAGCAGTCATCATATCTCAGGTCTGGGAATACCTAGCCTGGACAAAGACCATTTCATTCAACTATCTGATGTGTTCACACATAAGACCATGTCTGTTTCCCAGCTCAACATTCCCAGACAAGAAGACCTGACACCATGGCCGTACTTGAAGGATATCAAGACTCATGAAATAGACTCCTGCATCCATTACGAAGATTTATCTGTTGACGAggtcatgtttcatttttaagatCAGACAATGCAACAACTTAATGGAACAGAGTCAGGAGTCAGGACAAAATCCAGAGTGCTATGCTTCAGCAAGGGATAAAGTGGTACCTTCACCCCCCAGCAGGATCCCATCATGGCGGTGTTTGGGAGTGACTGATCTGCATGGTTGGAAATGTGCTGCGCTCTGTTCTTAACCAACAAGTTTTGGACGATGAAGAATGGCAAACTTTAATTTGTGAAGTTGAAGCAAATTTAAATGTTCGACCCATTACCAAAACGTCTGATGATCCAATGGACCTGGAAGCACTCACACCAAACCATCGTCTTCTGTTGAAAACCAAGCCAATACCACCACCTGCATTCATTGTAAAAGAAGACTTGTACATCAAACACAGTGGAGACAAGTGCAATACATGGCACATCTCTTTTGGAAACAGTGGATACAAGAATTGCCTTGCCTCTAttacaagaacaacaacaatgatCAAAGGTAAAAAGAAGCTTTACTCCAGGTGCTGCTGTGGTGGTTGATTCCACTGCACCGCAAGGCTCCTGGTTAATGGGCAGAATACTGGAGATTAAACCAAATGCACAAGGCTTTGTGCACATAGTTTGACTTCAGACAAACAGCAACATCGTGGAAAGACTGATAACTAAGATATGTCTGCTCCAAGAAGCTGAAACCACACAATAGGGTTGTAGATGGAGGGTCATATGTGAAATGGTGGGCACATGTAGTGAGAGCACACACAGTTCTGACCAGACCAGGAACAGACCAGCTTCATCTGGTATGTTCATCTCTTTGTACAACTGCTTGCTACctcaataaacaacaaactaaaccACAGATACTGACTGGAAAATCTATTGTATTGGGTCTGCATGAGATGTCATCCTTACCTGTGTAGTGTACTTATGGCAACAGCAAAAAGGACACTGGAAAAGTTGAAAAAATTGCCATTacaagttgtgatgtcagatttttttccacttcccactttcaacagatgaatgtgaaaacaaactctgcacgtacatcattctgtacagtgaagctcaaacatctaacTGTAAGACAGAGagatttttgagtggagggggaatTAAAAGACCTTTTGGAAGACAGATTGTCTCAGGTTCATATATGAGAGAGGAGCATATGTAGGCCAggggaaatgtgtttgtgtgtaaattacgcacacacacacacacacacatacacagagagagagagagaagtgaaaatgaagtagtgaaagtgaagtgaaagtGCTGGCAGGTTTCATCACAGACAGCAGAGGTCACTGCTGCCTCAAGAATGAAAGCAGAACATTAGATGATAGGACAGcagacatacatacaaataGTGGACtaaataatgtttgtgtttgtattttacagtttgtaatttttatttggAGTTTGtgcttcttcttttcttcttttctctagTGTTGTTGTCTTCATGTATTATGGTGGTTATATCATCTGTAGCAGCCAATAATGTAAAAACTGCCAATAACGTAATAATATTTCCATTCTTAATGTAATGAAAGTtgataatgtaataacttacccataatataataaaatctcTAAACCAATAACATAATAACTTTTTgcacataatgtaataagttattacattattggctgggattaagaaaaaaatcataaaacatgtaataactggagccaataatgtaataatatacttGTATCACTTtatttaagctttatttattggCTATAAAGTGTCCCActtccataaacacacacacacacacacacacacacacacacacctactctcTCACTAGGAATCATGACTATATATTTGTCTGTGGTACTTGATAGTTAGACTTATCTCCAGCCCTGCCTGCTACTCCTTAACCATTTCACTCATCACTTTTTCAAGTCCACTATTTCAACCACATTATTACAGATTAGAGTAGTTATAATAGTGTGGTTGAAACAGTTTGCttgaaaaagtgatttaaatatgtttaattaaagatgacatttttcatGAAAAGAGATGGTGATCTTTGTATTCGAGGACAAAGCATCTTCAAAGAGCTTTAGATTTCATATTATATGACATAAGAATAATTGTCTGTGTTTGCAAAGATGTGCTCGCACTTCATTTGTTACTCAAATGGTTAAGGAGTAGAAGGCAGGGCTGGAAATCAGCCTAACATCAAGTACCACAAATATACAGTCATAATTCCTAGAAACTTGAATAAAGTGATATAcgtatattattacattatcgGCTccagtaattacattttatatttttttaaactcagcTAATAATTTGATaacttattacattatgtgcAAAAAGTTATTACGTTATTGGTTTAgaaattttattacattatggGAAAGCTATTAAATGATCAACTTTAATTACATTAAGAATGGAAATATGTTATCGTCAGTTATTACTTTAACagtagttattacattattggctgCTCCATCATCATCTCTCAAAACTGGACCTTTTGTTTCtgacaatcatttttattttttgtattttctaaatCTGGTagcatttttgtcattttctccatCAAATATCAGACTAAAAAGGACCAAACTGTCctcattacatttacatatactTTACATTAAGACAGCCAGGCAGCCATTGCTTTTGACACATCTCAGTACAGTCTGAGAATGAACCTGCAGATAGTtgaaacatgacatcacagtgaAAATCACTCTGAGCTTCTGCAATTAAAAGAACGGACTGATTTCAAAAGTTTTGTATGTGTGGGCTGTCTTGGAGATACAACATTTGACTGATCGTGTTGAAAAGAACAGAATCAAACCACTATGAAACTTTATACCCACAGCGCTGACGTAACGTGTGCACATACATCTAATACACTGACAAGGATTTAAGCATAATGAGGTTGGCAAACTGATTTTGATGTGGTGCTAATTCACAGGTAAACCTCAATCATTACATCAGCTACTGTAGTTCTGCTCTCAGGTATGTTGCAATGTCACTAACAAGACTAGTggtaacagttaataaaaaatatgtgttcAATTCTTAATCAAAGCCATCTCTCCTTGACTAGAGTGTGACAGATGGACACAACACTGAGCAGTACAGTAATACAAAGCAGAAACAACACAGGTAAACAGATACCAAAACACCTATTGGTTATCAGTTTGAAGTGGGACATTTTAATGATGAGAATGCTTTCAAACACTGGAGAAGACAATAGTAACAAGTAATATTCTgtaaactgataaataaatgatttattctGTACACATTTGACAATTCCATGTTATTTTGTGGGCTGTGAGAGGAACCACTGAAGCAGAGTGAGAAAGTTCATTCTTCACCTTGGAATTAGTAGTTTAgtgataaatttaaaaaaaaaaaaagctaaatgctcTCAACCACATAGCATGGTCTTCCAAAACTCATGAGATGCGGTCAAAAGCCCCAAAAGGCAAAAATCgaaacaaacatcaaacaaaccaaacaaaaaacactattataattatttattgagTAGATGTGTCAACCTATAAACTGAAATCCGTGATTAAAGTGGTGCTACAGTGACCTAGTATATAACGTTGAtggactcacaagagacagattttaaaaaagaatggtcaaaaatccAATCAACAGAAGCCAATATATCCTTACTATGCCTAGAATAAGCACTGAATGCTGCAACTCAGCAGTGTTTTTTCATTAGATCCACCCTGCCCAGTGAACAACATGTCTTATAAACGCCTGCCCACATTTTTGAAACACTAGATTTCCGTTCTAAATGTTGTCTGCACCCTCCTTGATAtcactctgacatcatcagggttatgtTCTCAGACCACACATTATACAGCTCCTTTCACAGGTTCAACTAGTTCAattcctgttaaaaaaaaaagtgtagttCCTCCCTTAAAGTAATGACCAACAACTGGTGTCTCAGGGTAAAATATTGGTACAATATTGGGAGTATATTGGTAAGATACTGACAAGGGATGCATCTTCAGTTTTACAATTTAAATGGGAACACAACTGTGACATAAGAGTCATACAAGGTCATCTGAATAGTTACAACAGCTAATAAGGCGAAAAATACACAGTTCACACGTCTGCAAAACCTGTTCACAGTaacaaaataagaataatacGCAGTTTCACCGAGAAtcacatgaataaatattgttcatttgcTTCAATGAAACAGTTAACTGTATATGTGCAAATCCAAATAAAGGAGCAGACAGCTTTGTGCTGCAGTGATCACATGATGGTGACTCTCTCAGGTGAAACATGGGCAGCTGAGCCCACTGGCTCCAGGCGCTGACACCGGTACTGATTGCTGTCCATGCCCCGGCGGATCTGGTGGAGCTTGCGGGCCACACACGGGAGCAGCATCAGCACCTTCCCCAGTATGACACACACTGGCAGGGCTAGGGCTACGACGAAGCTGGGGGGCAGGTAGAAGCGGTAGGCCTCCTCCTCAAAGGCTCGTTTCCAGCCAAACAGCAGGCCGTGGAAAGTAGCGATGAGCAGGGCGATGTAGCCCAGAGTGGACTggagcaaagaaagaaagacatggTGGTACATAACATGCTGTGTATCATTCAGCAAAGAGAGCAAAGACAGCCTGCTCAGGAACGTGTGACACAGTCCACTCTCTGCAAACACATATCCTACACAGAGAGGTAGAGACTGCTTCCATACCACATATGTATCAATGCCAGCAAGCTCTATGACACAAATGGTTAGCTTTAGCTTAGAGATTGTTCTGGTTTGGTGATGTAACTTTAAAAACGTTCAATGACTTGTCTGCCTGACTCTTCTCCTACTGTACTGTAGTTACAAGGAAGTTGGTTTGTTGAAACTGACTCTTAATTTTTCATCAACTTTGgcttgtaaaaatgtttatgaatTTAATTTGATGTGGAAAACTGCAGTGACTAGTAAAATGTCAAGCTGTCTTCCAGTGTGAGtattttatgtggaaaaatTGCAGTAATGCTTTAACAAGTATTGCAGATATTGGTTCAATATGTTGTTGATTGTTGCAATAAATCAGTAAGAGCATGAAATCCTGGAGGGAGTGATTAGATTTCATTGGAATAAGATATTGTCTGTTCAAAAATGAATGAGTTCCTGTATCACCTCAATAAACATGTTACTCTGCAACTGTAGGTTGAGATTATCCATCTTAGTTCACAGCAGATTGTACTATTTAGTGAACTGAATGTACCCAGTACATTGCCCTCAAGGTCTGAGGTGCTAGAGGGAGAAAGGCTACACTCACATCAGCTCACGCAGAAAAGATTCCTCATTATAATCCAGGAGTCAGACTCTGTATGAGATGTAGTTTTGAGGGGAGTGAATGCGTTATCATAACCATGCAATCACCCTTAGATGTATGCTGTGGGGAGTGATGAGGTCAGAGCTATGACACCACACGTTAACGACACTGCTGTACTTCCACATCACATAGATAAACTCATCTGTGTGAGTTggctgacagaaaacaaaactgtgagTGGCTCTCAGTTGactttttgtttctctgcttCTTATCTTCACTGTTTTCTTATTGTCTGATGTAAGAATACAGACtagtgacaaatgaaaggaaaaacttgACCATGTCTCAGTTATATGAAGGCTACAATTTGAGCTCCATTTTTTTAACCtatatttgttcacattttttcattcgAATATTAGTCATACAAGGTCGTCTGAATAGTTACAGCAGCtaataagacacaaatacaaagttTTGCAAAACCTGTTCACAGtaacaaaatatgaataatacaCAGTTTCACTGAGAATCCCATGAATAAATActgttcatttgtttaaatgttttcattaaaagtaTGCTGAATTAGCTATTAACAGTTCCTGTTTGTTAGCTATGGGTGctcagacaactatcactggattcTTTTCATACTGACAAAagcttaaaaatgtgatgattctcaggcaggTTCTGGACGTACAAGGAGCGTCTTTTTTATGATTTCTACAGAGATTTATGGGTATTTCTTCATGATGCACATCAGCGATAATAATATCTTGGAAAGTATAAATCACACAGAACCATAAATATGTTTATCATGTctttgtgttcagatttgactgactTATGACCCTGAGTTGTTCAAATGTTGACACAATTTGTGGCATTTAAAGTGCCTTCATTGCCTCAGTGAGCTGTGTGTCACAGTTACTGCTGCAGCTCCAACTACTGACCGTGTTGATAAGCAGCCAAATCAGTGGCCTCACAGATTGAAAACCTCTGGGTTATACTAAATGCAAAAGACAAACAAGGTTACATTtaagcatatacagtatgtttgtacCTGTATGAAGCTGAACTCCCTCCAGTTGAGCGTGCTGTGGACAGACGGGATAGAGGTGATGGCCAAGAGGGAGAGGAGCCCGAGACTCATGATCCCAAAAGAAACATACATCTCCACCCTCCACACCTCCTCCTCGTTCCACGCGTTCTCCACATTAGCATGGACCTGCCAGCACAGGGGATGTTCAAGATTCATCACGTTTATCatctttcacttgtttttttatgcatgGCAACCATTAACCTGCTAGAGAGGTAAAACTGCAGCTTGGTCCTTATTAACCTCCTGTTACCCATAATGCAATGTGCCGTAGTGATCTATGCTGGAATACTACCTAGCACAAAATTGCAATAACGAATTTcctaaaactgtattttctctctctcttcaagaGAGAGCCTGATGTGTGACCGTAGACATGGTCCATACGTACACATGTCACAATGTCCATAATGATGTCAGCGTCTCTTGTGTATGTATTTAGTATATAAGGGGCTGTGTATATTAGTGTTTACACAGGTAGTGGTAGACTTTCTTTTCATACATATACATTATTCAGTGGTTGAAAGAACATGTCAAAAGCTTGTACAGAGCAGTGCAGTTATGTATACTACCTTATAAAAActaagaaaataattattattgttgtcattttattgGCTAGCAATAATGATTGATTATACTGAAAGATGGCCACAACTATTACAAGTGTTTTTTAACTTATCCAATCAGAACCTCATGTCTATTAAAAGCTtgaagtccccctccactctaaaatgatttttttcttcttccaacagttgatgtttgagcttcactgtgcagaatgacgcATGTGCAgcgtttgttttcacattcatctgctcaaAGTAGAAAgattctctgtgctcactgaaaatctgattttaaggggtgtaCCTCTGAgcttgatttgtgacatcacaactagtatGGAAGCCAATTGTGATCCAATATTcagcttacacaagtgtgatgtagaaacttgaagccaGATTTATAGATTATGGAATGTTTAATGAGGGAGAcagagtagatgccattttaaggattttaacgtggtaattcttttttttctggaaaaacaacatcagacacacatattgttccaagcagagtatttttatatgtcttaatacatgtctggaggggatctttaaaggaACAGTATGGGGAAATAGGCCTATTTGCTTTCTTCCTATAATTATTCTTGATCTCTGGACAGAGCCAGGATAGTTTTTCCCCCTGCtctcagtctttatgctaagctatcTTAAACACTCCCtacttaatgcacagacatgagtggAGGGTCTGTGTGGACATGGTTCCCAACTGACCTGTTGGTAGGCAGTGTTGAGCAGCAGGTACCTCTCAGACCTCCTCATGGGCAGACAGAGGCTGTAGAGAACATGGACAGCAGCCAGGAAGAAGCTGAGGAGGCCCAGCTGCTTGCGGCTCTGCAGCCAGCCCTCCAGCCAGTGTGGGAAATGCCTGTACTTGGTGCCGTAGTAAAGCTGGTGGGCTGAAGCCAGTTGACCCGCCAGGTACACCAGAGCCAACAGGGTGATAGCAACAGTGGGCAATGTCCGGTTCACCAACTCTATGGGGATCTTGTAGAAGTCACTCTGCTTGTTTTTCACATATGGGTGGATGATATCCCGTACGAATGAGTAAGCGAAAAAGAAGATGGAGAGGGCCACAGCAGCTAGGACGGGGCCCTTCCAGCCAGGAAATAACTGTATAGGCAAGTTTTCAATGTCCTGTGAAGAAGACAGGGTGCCCATATCCACTGGCTGGAAGTTGAGT
Protein-coding regions in this window:
- the steap2 gene encoding metalloreductase STEAP2, which gives rise to MDSISMMGSSRSPVFLTASSSHLLHQGQACFLPNSMKNGVAGDAGTTCLPAQPTVAILGSGDFSKCLTIRLLRCGFHVVVGSRHPKLAAQSFPHVVDVTHHEDAVGKASIVFLAIRREHYSVLWDLKHLLEGKILVDVSNNRRVNQYPESNAEYLASLLPDSIVVKGFNVISAWAMQQTCPKDASTQVFICSDSVEARQQIMELARQLNFQPVDMGTLSSSQDIENLPIQLFPGWKGPVLAAVALSIFFFAYSFVRDIIHPYVKNKQSDFYKIPIELVNRTLPTVAITLLALVYLAGQLASAHQLYYGTKYRHFPHWLEGWLQSRKQLGLLSFFLAAVHVLYSLCLPMRRSERYLLLNTAYQQVHANVENAWNEEEVWRVEMYVSFGIMSLGLLSLLAITSIPSVHSTLNWREFSFIQSTLGYIALLIATFHGLLFGWKRAFEEEAYRFYLPPSFVVALALPVCVILGKVLMLLPCVARKLHQIRRGMDSNQYRCQRLEPVGSAAHVSPERVTIM